In the genome of Dickeya fangzhongdai, one region contains:
- the pgpA gene encoding phosphatidylglycerophosphatase A gives MTILAHENKGSLVAKSRLRMSNPWHLLATGFGSGLSPWMPGTAGSLAAIPVWYLLMLLPLQLYSLLVMLSICIGVYLCHRTAKDMGVHDHGSIVWDEFVGMWITLMAVPSTHWGWVVAGFVIFRVLDIFKPWPIRWFDRNVHGGMGIMVDDIVAGVISAAVLYVAGHYVI, from the coding sequence ATGACCATTTTGGCGCATGAAAACAAAGGATCGCTGGTCGCCAAAAGCCGCCTGCGGATGAGTAATCCGTGGCATTTGCTGGCGACCGGATTCGGCAGCGGCCTGTCGCCGTGGATGCCCGGCACCGCAGGCTCGCTGGCGGCCATCCCGGTGTGGTATCTGCTGATGCTGTTGCCGTTGCAGCTCTATTCGCTGTTGGTGATGCTCAGTATTTGCATCGGCGTTTATCTGTGTCATCGCACCGCGAAAGACATGGGCGTGCATGACCACGGCAGCATCGTTTGGGACGAATTTGTCGGGATGTGGATCACCCTGATGGCGGTGCCGTCGACCCACTGGGGATGGGTGGTTGCCGGGTTTGTGATTTTCCGGGTTCTGGACATTTTCAAGCCCTGGCCGATTCGCTGGTTTGATCGCAACGTACATGGCGGTATGGGCATCATGGTCGACGATATTGTCGCAGGGGTGATTTCAGCCGCGGTTTTGTATGTGGCCGGGCACTATGTGATATAG
- the dxs gene encoding 1-deoxy-D-xylulose-5-phosphate synthase: MTFDIAKYPTLALVENPEELRLLPRESLPKLCDELRQYLLDSVSRSSGHFASGLGTVELTVALHYVYNTPFDHLVWDVGHQAYPHKILTERRDRIATIRQKGGLHPFPWRGESEYDVLSVGHSSTSISAGIGMAVAAEREGQGRRTVCVIGDGAITAGMAFEAMNHAGDIKPDMLVVLNDNEMSISENVGALNNHLAQLLSGKLYSTLREGGKKVLSGLPPIKELVKRTEEHLKGMVVPGTLFEELGFNYIGPVDGHDVQSLVQTLKNMRSLKGPQLLHIMTKKGKGYAPAEQDPISWHAVPKFDPASGTLPKNKEALPTYSAVFGQWLKETAAVDNRLMAITPAMREGSGMVSFSREYPQQYFDVAIAEQHAVTFAAGLAIGGYRPVVAIYSTFLQRAYDQVIHDVAIQNLPVLFAIDRGGIVGADGQTHQGAFDLSFLRCIPQMVIMTPSDENECRLMLHTGYHYQQGPCAVRYPRGNVLGVALTPLETLPLGKGVMKRQGEKVAILNFGTLLPEAQQAAEALNATLVDMRFVKPLDETLIASLAASHDALVTLEENAIMGGAGSGVNEYLMAKRLAVPVLNLGLPDIFIPQGTQAEIRADLALDAAGIERRIRDWLA, encoded by the coding sequence ATGACCTTTGATATAGCGAAATACCCCACGCTGGCGCTGGTGGAAAACCCCGAGGAACTGCGCCTGCTGCCAAGGGAAAGCCTGCCCAAATTGTGCGACGAGCTGCGACAGTATCTGCTGGACAGCGTCAGCCGCTCAAGCGGGCATTTTGCCTCGGGTCTGGGTACGGTCGAGCTGACCGTGGCATTGCATTACGTCTATAACACCCCGTTCGACCATCTGGTGTGGGACGTGGGCCACCAGGCTTACCCGCACAAAATCCTGACCGAACGACGCGACCGCATCGCCACCATCCGTCAGAAAGGCGGCCTGCACCCGTTTCCTTGGCGCGGCGAGAGCGAGTACGACGTGCTGAGCGTCGGTCACTCCTCGACGTCCATCAGCGCCGGCATCGGTATGGCCGTAGCTGCCGAACGTGAAGGACAGGGTCGCCGCACCGTCTGCGTGATCGGCGACGGCGCCATTACCGCCGGCATGGCGTTTGAAGCCATGAACCACGCCGGTGATATCAAACCGGACATGCTGGTCGTACTGAACGACAATGAAATGTCGATTTCCGAAAACGTCGGCGCGCTGAACAATCATCTGGCGCAATTGCTGTCCGGCAAGCTCTATTCCACCCTGCGCGAAGGCGGCAAGAAAGTGCTGTCCGGTCTGCCGCCCATCAAGGAACTGGTCAAACGCACCGAAGAGCACCTGAAAGGCATGGTAGTGCCCGGTACGTTGTTCGAAGAGCTGGGATTCAATTATATCGGCCCGGTGGATGGGCATGACGTGCAGTCGCTGGTCCAGACCCTGAAAAATATGCGCAGCCTGAAAGGCCCGCAGCTGCTGCATATCATGACCAAGAAAGGCAAAGGCTATGCGCCGGCCGAACAGGACCCGATCAGCTGGCATGCGGTGCCGAAATTCGATCCGGCCAGCGGCACGTTACCGAAGAACAAAGAAGCGCTGCCTACCTACTCCGCCGTTTTCGGCCAGTGGCTGAAGGAAACCGCCGCCGTGGATAACCGCCTGATGGCGATAACCCCGGCCATGCGCGAAGGCTCGGGCATGGTGTCGTTTTCGCGTGAATATCCGCAGCAGTACTTCGACGTCGCCATCGCCGAGCAACATGCGGTGACCTTTGCCGCCGGGCTGGCGATCGGCGGTTATCGCCCGGTGGTGGCGATTTATTCCACCTTCCTGCAACGCGCCTATGACCAGGTTATTCATGACGTCGCTATCCAGAACCTGCCGGTGTTGTTCGCCATCGATCGCGGCGGCATCGTCGGCGCCGACGGTCAGACCCATCAGGGCGCGTTTGATCTTTCGTTCCTGCGCTGCATCCCCCAGATGGTGATCATGACGCCCAGCGACGAAAACGAGTGCCGGCTGATGCTGCATACCGGCTACCACTACCAGCAGGGGCCGTGTGCGGTACGCTACCCGCGCGGCAATGTGCTGGGCGTAGCGCTAACGCCGCTGGAAACCCTGCCGCTCGGCAAAGGCGTGATGAAGCGTCAGGGGGAGAAGGTCGCCATTCTGAATTTCGGCACCCTGCTGCCGGAAGCGCAACAGGCGGCTGAGGCGCTTAACGCCACGCTGGTGGATATGCGCTTCGTCAAACCGCTGGACGAGACGCTGATAGCCTCGCTGGCCGCCAGCCATGACGCGCTGGTCACGCTGGAAGAAAACGCCATTATGGGCGGCGCCGGCAGCGGCGTGAACGAGTACCTGATGGCGAAACGCCTGGCCGTGCCGGTGCTCAACCTCGGCCTGCCCGATATCTTCATTCCGCAAGGTACTCAGGCGGAAATCCGCGCCGACCTGGCGCTGGACGCGGCTGGCATCGAGCGCCGCATCCGCGACTGGCTGGCTTGA
- the ispA gene encoding (2E,6E)-farnesyl diphosphate synthase yields the protein MTDFLKQLTAHHQRINAALNQFISTLPFQSSPLVEAMAHGALLGGKRLRPFLVYTTGQLFGISQDNLDAPAAAVECIHAYSLIHDDLPAMDDDDLRRGQPTCHVRFGEDKAILAGDALQTLAFSILADAPMPQVSDRDRLAMISELANASGVAGMCGGQALDLEAEGHQVDLLALERIHRHKTGALIRASVRLGALAAGERGRLALPCLDRYANAVGLAFQVQDDILDVIGDSATTGKRQGADQQLGKSTYPALLGLEQAKIKARELCQESLSALNELEETLDRPAAIAPLRALANYVVERDK from the coding sequence ATGACAGATTTTCTCAAGCAGCTCACTGCTCACCATCAACGCATCAACGCCGCACTCAACCAGTTTATTTCCACCCTGCCTTTTCAGAGTAGTCCACTGGTGGAAGCTATGGCGCACGGCGCATTGTTAGGTGGCAAGCGTCTGCGTCCTTTTCTGGTCTATACCACCGGCCAGTTGTTCGGTATCTCGCAGGATAACCTCGACGCGCCGGCCGCCGCCGTTGAATGTATTCATGCCTACTCCCTGATTCACGATGATTTACCGGCCATGGATGATGACGATCTGCGGCGCGGTCAGCCTACCTGTCACGTCAGATTCGGCGAGGACAAGGCGATTCTGGCGGGCGATGCCTTACAGACGCTGGCGTTCTCCATTCTGGCGGACGCGCCGATGCCGCAAGTCAGCGACCGCGATCGGCTGGCGATGATTTCCGAACTGGCCAACGCCAGCGGCGTGGCCGGCATGTGCGGCGGTCAGGCGCTGGATCTGGAAGCGGAAGGCCATCAGGTTGACCTGCTGGCGCTGGAGCGCATCCACCGCCATAAAACCGGCGCGCTGATTCGGGCCTCGGTACGATTGGGCGCGCTGGCCGCCGGCGAGCGCGGACGCCTCGCCCTGCCTTGCCTCGACCGCTACGCCAACGCTGTCGGACTGGCCTTTCAGGTGCAGGACGATATTCTTGATGTGATTGGCGACAGCGCCACCACCGGCAAACGCCAGGGCGCCGACCAGCAGCTCGGTAAAAGCACCTACCCGGCGTTGTTGGGACTTGAGCAGGCCAAAATCAAAGCGCGGGAACTGTGTCAGGAATCCCTCTCGGCGCTGAATGAACTGGAAGAAACGCTGGACAGGCCCGCCGCTATTGCACCGTTGCGGGCGCTGGCGAACTATGTCGTTGAACGTGATAAATAA
- the xseB gene encoding exodeoxyribonuclease VII small subunit has product MPKKTEQPVSFESSLAELEQIVSRLESGELPLEEALNAFEQGVQLARQGQLKLQQAEQRVQILLNDDPDAALTPFTPDNESL; this is encoded by the coding sequence ATGCCGAAAAAAACTGAACAACCCGTCAGCTTTGAAAGCTCGCTCGCCGAACTGGAGCAGATCGTGTCGCGTCTGGAATCGGGCGAACTGCCGCTGGAAGAGGCGCTGAACGCCTTTGAGCAGGGTGTCCAGCTTGCCCGTCAGGGGCAATTGAAATTGCAGCAGGCCGAACAGCGCGTTCAGATTCTGCTGAATGACGATCCCGATGCCGCCCTGACACCTTTTACGCCGGATAATGAGTCGTTATGA
- the thiI gene encoding tRNA uracil 4-sulfurtransferase ThiI encodes MKFIIKLFPEITIKSQSVRLRFIKILTGNIRNVLKQYDETLAVVRHWDHIDVRAKDENQRIAIRDALTRIPGIHHILEVEECAYTDVHHIFEQTLTTYREQLEGKTFCVRVKRRGKHDFSSQDVERYVGGGLNQHIESARVNLTAPQVTVHLEIEQDRLLLIKGRYEGIGGFPIGTQEDVLSLISGGFDSGVSSYMLMRRGCRVHYCFFNLGGAAHEIGVRQVAHYLWNRFGSSHRVRFVAIDFEPVVGEILEKVDDGQMGVVLKRMMVRAASRVAERYGVQALVTGEALGQVSSQTLTNLRLIDNASDTLILRPLISHDKEHIIRMARELGTEDFAKTMPEYCGVISKSPTVKAVKAKIEHEESLFDFSILERVVEEARNIDIRDIAEQTRQDVTEVETVGAFAASDILLDIRSPDEQDEHPLALEQVEVKSLPFYKLGTQFGDLDQSKTYLLYCERGVMSRLQALYLREQGFNNVKVYRP; translated from the coding sequence ATGAAGTTTATCATTAAATTGTTCCCGGAAATCACCATCAAGAGCCAATCTGTGCGATTGCGCTTTATAAAAATTCTTACCGGTAACATCCGTAACGTTTTAAAACAGTATGATGAAACGCTGGCGGTTGTCCGTCACTGGGATCATATCGACGTTCGCGCCAAAGACGAAAATCAACGTATAGCGATACGTGATGCGTTGACGCGTATCCCGGGCATTCACCACATTCTTGAAGTGGAAGAGTGCGCTTACACCGATGTCCACCATATTTTTGAACAAACGCTGACCACCTACCGCGAGCAACTGGAGGGTAAAACCTTCTGCGTGCGGGTGAAGCGCCGCGGCAAGCACGATTTCAGCTCTCAGGATGTGGAGCGCTACGTCGGCGGCGGACTGAATCAGCATATCGAGAGCGCGCGCGTTAATCTGACCGCTCCGCAGGTCACGGTGCATCTGGAAATCGAGCAGGATCGCCTGCTGCTGATTAAAGGGCGCTACGAAGGGATCGGCGGTTTCCCCATCGGCACGCAGGAAGACGTGCTGTCGTTGATCTCCGGCGGATTTGACTCCGGTGTTTCCAGCTACATGCTGATGCGCCGTGGTTGCCGGGTGCATTACTGCTTCTTCAATCTGGGCGGCGCCGCGCATGAAATCGGCGTGCGTCAGGTCGCGCATTACCTGTGGAACCGTTTCGGCAGTTCACACCGGGTGCGTTTTGTCGCCATCGATTTCGAACCGGTGGTCGGTGAAATCCTGGAGAAGGTGGACGACGGCCAGATGGGCGTAGTGCTCAAGCGCATGATGGTGCGGGCGGCGTCGCGCGTTGCCGAACGCTATGGCGTGCAGGCGCTGGTGACCGGCGAAGCGCTGGGCCAGGTATCCAGCCAGACACTGACCAACCTGCGGCTGATTGATAACGCCTCGGATACGCTGATCCTGCGTCCACTGATTTCTCACGATAAAGAACACATCATCCGTATGGCGCGCGAGCTTGGCACCGAAGATTTCGCCAAAACCATGCCCGAATACTGCGGCGTGATTTCCAAAAGCCCGACGGTGAAGGCGGTGAAGGCCAAAATCGAGCATGAAGAAAGTCTGTTTGATTTCTCGATTCTTGAACGGGTGGTGGAGGAAGCGCGTAACATCGATATCCGCGATATTGCCGAACAGACCCGGCAGGATGTGACCGAAGTGGAAACGGTCGGCGCCTTTGCCGCGAGCGATATTCTGCTGGATATTCGTTCGCCGGACGAGCAGGATGAGCACCCGCTGGCGCTGGAACAGGTGGAGGTAAAATCGCTGCCGTTCTACAAACTGGGGACGCAGTTCGGCGACCTTGATCAGAGCAAAACCTACCTGCTGTATTGCGAGCGCGGAGTGATGAGCCGTTTGCAGGCGCTGTACCTGCGCGAACAAGGGTTCAACAACGTCAAAGTCTATCGCCCCTGA
- the yajL gene encoding protein deglycase YajL has translation MTASVLVCLAPGSEEIEAVTTIDLLVRAGVRVTTASVASDGSTEITCSRGVKLIADAPLVAVADHDFDAVVLPGGLQGAECFRDSPLLVERLRQTHQEGKIVAAICASPAVVLEHHQLFPIGNMTGYPTLKERISPEKWLEKRVVFDPRVNLLTSQGPGTSIDFALKLIDLLLGKDKAAEIAAQLVLPPGIYNYQDPA, from the coding sequence ATGACCGCCTCGGTTCTGGTCTGTCTGGCGCCTGGTAGCGAAGAAATCGAAGCTGTGACCACCATCGATCTGCTGGTCAGAGCAGGAGTCCGCGTGACCACGGCCAGCGTGGCGAGCGATGGCAGTACGGAAATCACCTGCTCCCGCGGCGTAAAGCTGATTGCCGACGCGCCACTGGTGGCCGTTGCCGATCATGACTTTGACGCGGTCGTGCTGCCCGGCGGTCTGCAAGGCGCGGAGTGTTTCCGCGACAGCCCGCTGCTGGTCGAACGCCTGCGGCAAACCCATCAGGAAGGCAAAATCGTGGCGGCGATCTGCGCGTCTCCCGCGGTGGTGCTGGAGCACCACCAGTTGTTTCCGATCGGCAATATGACCGGCTATCCAACGCTAAAAGAGCGGATTTCACCGGAAAAATGGCTGGAAAAGCGCGTGGTGTTCGACCCGCGCGTCAATCTGCTGACCAGCCAGGGCCCCGGCACCAGTATCGACTTTGCCCTGAAGCTGATCGATCTGTTGCTGGGTAAAGATAAGGCGGCAGAAATCGCCGCGCAGCTGGTGCTGCCGCCGGGAATCTACAACTATCAAGACCCGGCCTGA
- the panE gene encoding 2-dehydropantoate 2-reductase: MKITVLGCGAIGQLWLNALHRQGHDVQGWLRIPQTSCQVNVTMLSGERCNLNLTANNAEHLAQSELLLVTLKAWQVSDAVSALLPRLRPDCTILLLHNGMGTWEELPAISWPLLLGVTTHAARRDPTTVMHVAAGITHIGTLDRSTNREEEQSQLAETLHQALPDVAWHNHITATCWLKLAANCVINPLTVLYQCTNGELQAYPEQVETLCQEVAQVMDREGFHTSSESLQLYVNQIIQNTAANTSSMRQDVLAQRHTEIDYITGYLLRRARAHGLSLPENSRLFDYIKRKESEYDRLGSGLSGAW; this comes from the coding sequence ATGAAAATTACTGTTCTTGGCTGTGGCGCCATCGGTCAACTCTGGCTCAATGCGTTACACCGGCAAGGGCATGATGTACAAGGCTGGCTACGTATCCCGCAAACGTCCTGTCAGGTTAACGTTACGATGCTCTCCGGCGAGCGTTGTAACCTTAATCTGACAGCCAATAACGCCGAACATCTGGCGCAAAGCGAACTGCTGCTGGTCACGCTGAAGGCCTGGCAGGTATCCGATGCGGTTTCCGCCCTGCTGCCCCGGCTACGCCCCGACTGCACCATTCTGCTGCTGCACAACGGAATGGGAACCTGGGAAGAGCTGCCGGCAATCAGTTGGCCATTGCTATTAGGGGTGACCACGCACGCGGCACGGCGGGATCCGACGACGGTGATGCATGTCGCGGCAGGCATCACCCATATCGGTACACTCGACCGTTCGACAAATCGGGAAGAAGAACAAAGCCAACTGGCGGAAACGCTGCATCAGGCTCTGCCTGACGTCGCCTGGCATAACCACATTACCGCAACCTGCTGGCTGAAACTGGCCGCCAATTGCGTCATCAATCCGCTAACCGTGCTGTATCAATGTACCAACGGCGAATTGCAAGCTTACCCGGAGCAGGTTGAGACGCTCTGTCAGGAAGTGGCGCAGGTCATGGACCGCGAAGGCTTCCATACTTCGTCGGAAAGCCTGCAACTCTACGTCAATCAAATCATTCAGAACACGGCGGCCAATACCTCCTCGATGCGTCAGGACGTACTGGCGCAGCGCCATACGGAGATCGACTACATCACCGGTTACCTGCTGCGCCGCGCCCGCGCCCACGGGCTTTCCCTGCCGGAAAACAGCCGTCTGTTCGACTATATCAAACGAAAGGAGAGTGAATATGACCGCCTCGGTTCTGGTCTGTCTGGCGCCTGGTAG
- a CDS encoding YajQ family cyclic di-GMP-binding protein: MPSFDIVSEIDMQEVRNAVENATRELGTRWDFRNVPASFDLNEKAQTIKAASESDFQVKQLIEILREKLAKRGIEGGSLEIPEEMEHSGKTYSVEAKLKQGIEATLAKKIVKLIKDSKLKVQAQIQGEQVRVTGKSRDDLQGVIALVRGADLGQPFQFNNFRD, from the coding sequence ATGCCATCTTTCGATATTGTTTCGGAAATCGACATGCAGGAAGTCCGCAATGCGGTGGAAAACGCCACCCGCGAGCTGGGCACCCGCTGGGACTTTCGTAATGTGCCGGCCAGCTTCGATCTGAATGAAAAAGCACAAACCATCAAAGCGGCCAGCGAATCGGATTTTCAGGTTAAGCAATTGATTGAAATTCTGCGGGAAAAGCTGGCAAAACGCGGAATTGAAGGCGGTTCGCTGGAAATCCCTGAAGAAATGGAGCACAGCGGCAAAACCTACAGCGTGGAAGCCAAGCTGAAACAGGGTATTGAAGCTACGCTGGCGAAGAAGATCGTCAAACTGATCAAAGACAGCAAGCTCAAGGTTCAGGCGCAGATTCAGGGCGAACAGGTACGTGTTACCGGGAAATCCCGCGACGACCTGCAGGGCGTGATTGCGCTGGTGCGCGGCGCCGATCTGGGGCAACCTTTCCAGTTCAATAACTTCCGCGATTGA
- a CDS encoding aldo/keto reductase: MNRRHFLKVAAGSAITTLAFNGIAQAQSNNGTPAVLPPSLKERGSILPTRGNIIRTSLPLNQSIPGMRYRTPYRFGMGGTQIGNIFAAISDEQAHSILEAAWDSGVRYFDTSPFYGYGLSEYRLGRFLRSKRPDEYIISTKVGRVLRPTTKPTANAALWASPAPFSYEYDFSAAGARRSVEDSLQRLGVPKLDIVYIHDLSPDNTELPRPWQEHFAQAAKGAMVELSRMRDEGLIRGWGFGINTPNAAVLAAESDVPTPDIVLLACQYSLLDHAETLHNTFPTLQRKGISVVVGTPLNDGFLGGRSRYHFSDNIPPGAMEKRARLATIADRFGIDIRTAALQFAAAPSIVSAVIPGARVPGQVRANAESMKVAIPPEFWSTLRREGLIASDAPVPA; encoded by the coding sequence ATGAATCGTCGACACTTTCTCAAGGTTGCCGCTGGCAGTGCCATTACGACACTGGCTTTTAACGGCATCGCTCAAGCACAAAGTAATAACGGTACTCCGGCGGTGCTTCCACCATCGCTGAAAGAACGTGGTTCTATTTTGCCAACCCGGGGAAACATTATTCGTACCAGCCTGCCGTTAAATCAGTCGATACCCGGCATGCGCTATCGTACGCCGTATCGCTTTGGTATGGGAGGGACGCAAATCGGCAATATTTTTGCGGCGATCAGCGATGAGCAGGCGCATAGCATACTGGAGGCCGCCTGGGATTCAGGGGTGCGCTATTTCGACACGTCGCCGTTTTATGGCTATGGCTTAAGTGAATACCGTCTTGGGCGATTTTTGCGCAGTAAGCGCCCGGATGAATACATTATTTCCACTAAGGTCGGCAGGGTACTGAGACCGACGACAAAACCTACAGCCAATGCCGCATTGTGGGCATCGCCTGCGCCATTCAGTTATGAATACGATTTCTCCGCCGCCGGTGCGCGTCGTTCGGTTGAAGATAGTCTGCAACGGTTGGGGGTGCCGAAACTCGATATTGTCTATATCCATGATTTATCACCGGATAATACCGAGCTGCCGCGCCCGTGGCAGGAGCATTTCGCCCAGGCTGCCAAGGGCGCGATGGTGGAATTATCGCGGATGCGTGATGAAGGGCTGATCCGTGGCTGGGGATTTGGCATCAACACGCCGAATGCCGCGGTGCTGGCTGCTGAATCAGACGTGCCGACGCCGGATATCGTGCTATTGGCCTGTCAGTATTCACTGCTCGATCATGCCGAAACGTTACATAACACCTTCCCGACGTTACAGAGAAAAGGAATCTCAGTGGTTGTCGGCACCCCGCTGAATGACGGCTTTCTGGGCGGGCGTAGCCGCTATCACTTCAGCGACAACATTCCGCCGGGAGCGATGGAAAAACGTGCGCGGCTGGCGACAATCGCCGATCGGTTTGGTATCGACATTCGCACGGCGGCATTACAGTTTGCGGCAGCGCCTTCGATTGTATCCGCCGTTATCCCAGGAGCGCGGGTTCCAGGACAGGTACGCGCCAATGCCGAGTCAATGAAAGTGGCGATTCCGCCGGAATTCTGGAGCACGCTACGCCGCGAAGGGCTGATCGCGTCAGATGCACCTGTGCCAGCCTAA
- a CDS encoding nuclear transport factor 2 family protein has protein sequence MKILCAVLALSLSTMLPALAQTASPLGEADIAGLAGKRDLVQEEKNRALVVEFYTEVLSHRRVDLADKYLSADYIQHNPYAATGREAFVAFFTDLFRRYPQSEHRIIRTATDGNLVYLHVFARNDPNDRGRAVVDILRVDNGKIVEHWDVVQPIPETSANTNGMF, from the coding sequence ATGAAAATATTGTGTGCTGTATTGGCGTTGAGTCTGTCAACGATGTTGCCTGCCCTGGCTCAGACGGCATCCCCGCTAGGTGAGGCGGATATCGCCGGGCTGGCTGGTAAGCGGGATCTGGTGCAGGAAGAAAAGAACCGTGCGTTGGTGGTTGAGTTTTATACGGAAGTGTTAAGCCATCGCCGGGTCGATCTGGCGGATAAATACCTGAGCGCAGACTATATTCAGCATAATCCGTATGCAGCGACCGGGCGCGAGGCATTTGTGGCCTTTTTCACCGATTTATTCCGTCGTTATCCGCAATCCGAGCACCGTATTATCCGCACCGCTACCGACGGCAATCTGGTCTATCTGCATGTATTTGCACGGAATGATCCCAACGATCGGGGACGGGCGGTGGTCGATATTCTGCGCGTTGATAACGGTAAGATCGTGGAGCACTGGGATGTGGTACAGCCGATACCTGAAACGAGCGCCAACACCAACGGGATGTTTTGA
- a CDS encoding MFS transporter, with translation MNDNRMTPVEQRATWGLGLVFSLRMLGMFMVLPVLTTYGMALQGASESLIGVAIGIYGLMQAIFQIPFGLMSDRIGRKPLIVGGLLIFVLGSVIAALSDSIWGIILGRALQGSGAISAAVMALLSDLTREQNRTKAMAFIGVSFGVTFAIAMVVGPIVTHALGLNALFWGIALLALLAIVITLAIIPSSSSHVLNRESAIVRDGVSKVLANSRLLKLNFGIMCLHILLMSSFVALPRVMEQAGLAPQHHWKVYLVTMLVSFAAVVPFVIYAEVKRRMKQVFIACVMILIAAELVLLQAGSHALWQILIGIQLFFLGFNVMEALLPSLISKESPAGYKGTAMGVYSTTQFIGVAIGGSLGGALYDLHGASLVFSAGALLGLAWLLVSFTMQEPPYLSSLRIALPDEALRDNALSDKLQQHPGVADVVIVPDELSAYVKIDRKKTSRQQLEQLVSQ, from the coding sequence ATGAACGATAATCGCATGACCCCTGTTGAGCAGAGGGCGACATGGGGACTGGGTCTGGTCTTTTCACTTCGCATGCTGGGCATGTTCATGGTGCTTCCGGTGCTGACCACTTACGGAATGGCCCTGCAGGGCGCCAGCGAATCACTGATTGGCGTAGCGATCGGCATTTATGGCCTGATGCAGGCGATCTTCCAAATCCCATTCGGGCTGATGTCCGACCGCATCGGACGTAAACCGCTGATTGTCGGCGGCCTGCTGATATTTGTGCTGGGTAGCGTCATCGCCGCGCTTAGCGATTCTATCTGGGGCATTATTCTGGGTCGTGCGCTACAAGGCTCCGGCGCGATTTCCGCTGCGGTCATGGCGCTGCTGTCGGATTTAACCCGCGAACAAAACCGCACCAAAGCGATGGCGTTCATCGGCGTCAGCTTCGGCGTTACCTTTGCCATCGCCATGGTGGTCGGCCCGATCGTCACCCACGCGTTGGGTCTGAATGCGCTATTCTGGGGGATCGCGTTGCTGGCGCTGCTGGCTATCGTTATTACCCTGGCAATCATCCCCTCGTCGTCATCCCATGTGTTGAATCGCGAGTCCGCAATCGTACGCGATGGCGTCAGCAAAGTGCTGGCCAACAGCCGGCTGCTGAAACTCAACTTCGGCATCATGTGCCTGCACATCCTGCTGATGTCGAGCTTTGTGGCATTACCGCGGGTAATGGAGCAGGCAGGTCTGGCGCCGCAGCATCACTGGAAGGTCTATCTGGTGACGATGCTGGTGTCGTTCGCCGCCGTCGTGCCGTTCGTCATCTATGCCGAGGTCAAACGGCGGATGAAGCAGGTCTTTATTGCCTGCGTCATGATTCTGATTGCGGCAGAGCTGGTATTGCTGCAGGCGGGCAGCCATGCATTGTGGCAGATACTTATCGGCATTCAGCTGTTCTTCCTGGGGTTCAACGTTATGGAAGCGCTGTTGCCGTCACTGATCAGCAAGGAGTCGCCTGCCGGCTACAAAGGCACCGCGATGGGGGTTTATTCCACCACCCAGTTTATCGGGGTGGCGATTGGCGGCAGCCTCGGCGGCGCGCTGTATGACCTGCATGGCGCATCGCTGGTGTTCAGCGCCGGCGCGCTGCTGGGGCTGGCCTGGTTGCTGGTCAGCTTCACCATGCAGGAGCCGCCTTATCTGAGCAGCCTGCGCATTGCCCTGCCGGATGAAGCGCTGCGGGACAATGCGCTGTCCGATAAACTGCAGCAGCATCCGGGTGTGGCGGATGTGGTGATTGTGCCGGATGAACTCAGCGCCTACGTGAAAATCGATCGCAAAAAGACCAGCCGGCAGCAGTTGGAGCAGTTGGTCAGTCAATAA